The nucleotide window CGAGAGCAGAGGCTCACCGTACTGTGAAACCGTTATCGCCTTCGGGTTGTCCCAACCGTAATAGCCAGGCCTGGGGGCATTTCCGAGCTTGACGGCCACGTTGGAGTAGCAGAATATGCAGTCATGATTGCAGGCGGGCGTTAACTCATAGCTCGGGTGGTGAACGGGATTCAGATTGCTTAAATCAAGACCCTGACAGAACTTGCAGTGAGAGGGATACGTCAAATCATCGACGAACTTCTTGAGTAGCCTCGCCTCCTTATTCTCCAAGACCTGGGGCTCTACACCCATCATCCTCGCGAACTCCTCCCATGAATACCGCATCATGAACTCACCCATGAGAGGGTTAGTTTTGGGGTTAAAAAGTTGCCCAGCCCAACTCTGGGAGGCTCTCCCCTTGTTACCCGAGTAGTCTAATCCTCCCGTCTGGACCCCTCGTGAAGCGACCGAGCTCCGTCCCGATCAAGTGCTCACCTCTGAAAACGGGCCCGTCCCTGCAGACGAGATAGGGACCGAGGGCACAGCTCCCGCAGACCCCTATGCCGCACTTCATATATCGCTCCGACGATACCTGAACGTTCCTGTACTCCATTATCTCAAGGACCTTGGCAAGCATGACCTCGGGCCCACAAGCATAGATGTAATCGAACTCATCCTTCCTCTCCCCCAGAACATCCGTGGGAAAGCCCTTTCTCCCAGCGCTCCCATCGTCCGTCGTAACAACAAGTTCGTCCACGAACTCTTCGACGTCGAGCAGTGCAAGTTCCTCCCTTGTCCTTGCCCCGTAGATGAGGGTTATTTGACCGAACTTATCGCGGTAGTGCTTAGCAAGGGCGTAGAGGGGTGGTATCCCAATGCCGCCAGCGACGAGAGCTACCCTATTGCCAAGGGGTTCAAAGCCGTGCCCATAAGGGCCCCTTATCCAGACGTAATCTCCTTCCTCGAGCTTAAAGAGCCTCGACGTGAATGGGCCGACCCTCTTGACGACTATCAAATCATCATCCGCCAGGCTGAAGGGCTTCTCCCCAACGCCGGGTAGCCAGAGCATTATGAACTGCCCCGGGACGAAGTCGAGCCTCTCCTCGAAGCGAAAGGCCTTGACGTTATCCGCTACCTCGAAGACCTCCCTAAGCACCATTCTCCTTAGCAACCCTCTCACCCCTCGGCCTCCCAATTATCTCGTCCTCCTCCATAACAAGTTCTCCCCTGAGAAACGTCATTATAACCTTTCCCTTTAGCCTCCAACCCTCGTAGGGACTCCAGCCAGCTTTGGTGTAGAAGTCATCAGCCCTTACGACCCACTCCCTCTTCAAATCCACGACTATTATGTCAGCGTCCTTGCCCTCTGAGAAGCCCTTGGTTTTCAGGCAGAAGAGCCTTGCCGGGTTAAGGGCAGTTTTCTCCACGACGTCCCAGAGGGTCAGCAACCCCCTGTTTACAGCGTCGAGGAGCAAGGCAAGCTCAGTCTCAAGGCCCGGGAGCCCCGCGGCCCCTCCCTCTTTGTCCTCAGGAGTGTGAGGGGCATGGTCACTCGCGATGACTGGAACGTCCTTTATGTGCTCCCAGAGGAAGCGCCTATCTTTCTCATCCCTCAGCGGAGGATAAACCTTGAGGAAAGGATTCCTCTCGTAATCCCTCCTCGTGAGGAAAAGGTGATGGGGGGTTACCTCGAAGCTCACCCACGAGAATCCCCTTTTGAGGATCTCTTTCAGGCCCTCCGCGGTGGATACGTGGCAGATGTGGAGCCTCTTCTTGATCCTTTCCGCCGCATCGAGGGCCTTCCTTATGGCAACCACCTCGACTATTGGAGGCCTCTCAGGAAACCGAATTATCAGGGATGCTTCCTCAGCATGGACGTGGAGGGGGCCGGGAGCGCAGGAATAATCTGCCTCGAAGTCTTCCGAAAAGATTCCACCCGTGGAGGCTCCCATAAAGGCCTTGTAAAAATCGGCCTTTACCGCCTTAGCCTCTTCGCAGTTGCCAGCTAGGAGAAAACCGAGGGCGTAGTCGGCGTAGCTCCTCCTGAAGATCCTCCCCCGGAGCCGAAACGTTCTCTCATCCATCACAGGCGGCCTCGTATTTGGCATGTCAAAGACCGTCGTTATCCCGCCATGGATTGCCGCCATGGTCCCGCTCTTGACAGTCTCCTTATGACTCTCTTCAAAGTCCCTCAGGTGGACATGAACATCTATCATGCCCGGCAGAAGAACCTGACCGCGTCCAAGCCGTAGGATTTTTTCTCCCTTGAGCTCGCCCTTTGAGAACCTCACTATCTTTCCTTCCTCTATTGCAACGCTGCCTTCCACAACTTGTCCGTTGTAAGGAAACTTGCCAACGAAGACTAAGTCAAACATCTTGGCTCCCGCCTTCCTTGAACCTAACGAAGATATAAAGGTTTGCCGCAATCGTTGTTATGCCCAACACTAAACCCCGATTCTTAAGTTTTTTCTGCGTTTCTACAAACCTCCCGCATCCTTTAGTGCCCATATGAGCAATTTTTGCTATCATCCAATTCAAACTGAGGTTCCAATAGCTCTCATGGCTAATAGAAACCTTAGTTATCCTTAGTTACGATAAAAAACCCACGGATCCAGCCAGAAGTTCAGGGGATTTAAAGGGCCTTCGTAATCCTTAAATAGGGCCTCTTATGTATAAATCCATGCCGCGGCCCCTATGGGCCGACACCGCTGTCTGAACTAAATACACGGCAGGTGGTTAGGAGATGAAGAGGAGTCTGGCCGTTGTGCTGGCAATATTTATGGCATTTAGCATACTGGCGACTCCAATAGCCAAACCGGTGGCGGCAGAGGAGCAGAAGACCCTCAAGATAGCAATGTATTCCGCCACTGGTTCGCTCTTCATGGGTGTCTGGAACCCCAGCTCCTCTGGATTCACCGACGTTTACTCCGTCAGGGCTGCTGGTATAGCCACCGATGAGGGTGCCAGTGTTTGGGGCATCGACGGTGTTCCGCACCCCTACAGGTGTACTATAGTTGAGGCCAAGGAGAACGTTCCCGTTCCAGAGGACGCCGTGATATTCAACTCCACCACTGACACTTGGGTGGCAGCGCACGCCGGCGAGATCGCCCCGACCTACGTCAGGTTCAAGTGCCAGAAGATATACTTCCACGATGGCCACAAGCTTAGCGTCGCCGATGTCATGTTCGCCTACGCCTGGGCCTTCGAGTGGATTACCCAGGATGGCCCGGACGACCCGTACTACGATGCCACCGAGGCCGACTGGAGCGGTGACTACTACTCTAAGCTTCTCGGTATAAGGGTCGTTAGCGAGGACGACAACTACTTCGAGGTCGAGCTTTACCACACCTACACCTTCGCGGCCTACAAGCCCAACCAGTGGTGGTACTTCACACCCTACACCAGCTATCCCTGGCAGCTCACTTACGCGATAGCCGAGGTCGTCGCCCACGATCCGGCCTACTCCTACAGCGAGGCCACCGAAGAGGTTCAGCAGATTGATATGCTTACCCCTGCCCACGCCCAGAGGGTTCTAGAGGAGCTCGAGAAGCTCAAGAAGGAGAAGCCCATACCAGACTACCTCAAGCCTTACATATACGACGAGCAGGACGAGATAAAGGAGTATGACGACATAATCAACTTCATTAAGGAGCACAACCACATGTACATCTCCAACGGTCCCTACATCATCGACGTTTACAAGCCCGAGAACCTCTACCTCAGGTACGTTAAGTTCGACAAGTGGGTCCTCCCAGAGTTCGCTGAGGACGAGTACAAGTTCGGTCCCGACTTCGATGTCATCGAGCTTTACGGTATCCAGAACGAGCAGACCATAATTCTCGGCGTCGCCAGCGGTGAGTATGACCTCTCGCTGTACTCGTTCCCGGCCTTCAAGTTCGCCGGGCTCAGCGAGGAGGACAAGGCCAAGATAGACATGTACAAGAACATCGGTGGCTTCTGGGACATGGTCTGGAACCCGGTCCATGATAAGGACAACCCGTACCTTATAACCGTCGGTGACAAGAAGTACTTCAACCCGTTCGCCATCAGGGAAATCAGGTTTGCCCTAGAGTACCTCATCAACAGGAACTACATTGTCCAGAACATCCTCCAGGGTTCCGGTGGTCCGATGTACATCCCCTGGACCAGCGGTGATGAGATCGCCCTCAAGAAGCTCCAAGTCGTTATGGACGCCTTCGGAATCGATGCCCAAGGCGATGAAGAGTACGCCCTCCAGCTCATAGATGAGGCCATGCAAAAGGCCGCCGCCGACCTTAAGGCCATGGGTTACACCCTTAAAAAGGAGAATGGCAAGTGGTACTTCGAGGGTGAGCCTGTCAAGATAGTCGGTATCGGCAGGCAGGAGGACGAGAGGAAGGACGAGGCTTACTACATTGCCGAAATTCTCAAGAAAGCCGGCTTCGAGGTAGAGGTCAAGATAGTTGACAGAAGGACGGCCAGCCAGATGGTCTACCTCTCCGATCCGGCTAATTACGAGTGGGGCTACTACACCGAGGGTTGGGTTGCTAGTGGTAGCAACCCGTACTCGATAAGCAGGATACTCCAGTACTACACCACAGCCTGGTTCGGACCCGGCTTCGTTGGCTGGAAGTTCACGCCCGAGAACACTTACAGAGCAACGGTCGAGGAAGTTCTCAAGTTCCTCGGCGACGGCGACATCCAAACAGCAATTGACCTGCTTGAGCTTGAGTACTACACCACACCCGAGAAGCTCCAGGAGATACTCAACTGGACTGCCGACGACATTGGAACTCTC belongs to Pyrococcus yayanosii CH1 and includes:
- a CDS encoding ABC transporter substrate-binding protein, which gives rise to MKRSLAVVLAIFMAFSILATPIAKPVAAEEQKTLKIAMYSATGSLFMGVWNPSSSGFTDVYSVRAAGIATDEGASVWGIDGVPHPYRCTIVEAKENVPVPEDAVIFNSTTDTWVAAHAGEIAPTYVRFKCQKIYFHDGHKLSVADVMFAYAWAFEWITQDGPDDPYYDATEADWSGDYYSKLLGIRVVSEDDNYFEVELYHTYTFAAYKPNQWWYFTPYTSYPWQLTYAIAEVVAHDPAYSYSEATEEVQQIDMLTPAHAQRVLEELEKLKKEKPIPDYLKPYIYDEQDEIKEYDDIINFIKEHNHMYISNGPYIIDVYKPENLYLRYVKFDKWVLPEFAEDEYKFGPDFDVIELYGIQNEQTIILGVASGEYDLSLYSFPAFKFAGLSEEDKAKIDMYKNIGGFWDMVWNPVHDKDNPYLITVGDKKYFNPFAIREIRFALEYLINRNYIVQNILQGSGGPMYIPWTSGDEIALKKLQVVMDAFGIDAQGDEEYALQLIDEAMQKAAADLKAMGYTLKKENGKWYFEGEPVKIVGIGRQEDERKDEAYYIAEILKKAGFEVEVKIVDRRTASQMVYLSDPANYEWGYYTEGWVASGSNPYSISRILQYYTTAWFGPGFVGWKFTPENTYRATVEEVLKFLGDGDIQTAIDLLELEYYTTPEKLQEILNWTADDIGTLIYTSDYNGVKVDSTEKYWDLNKIGAALGIYESFRVFTAETWEFFPVNKKIKFRIMDPAVGLGNSIVLKGAYLAEAPTTETPTKTETQTATETPTKTETQTQTVTETVTETATQTATETETGGGICGPAALIGLAIIPLLLRRRR
- a CDS encoding dihydroorotase, giving the protein MFDLVFVGKFPYNGQVVEGSVAIEEGKIVRFSKGELKGEKILRLGRGQVLLPGMIDVHVHLRDFEESHKETVKSGTMAAIHGGITTVFDMPNTRPPVMDERTFRLRGRIFRRSYADYALGFLLAGNCEEAKAVKADFYKAFMGASTGGIFSEDFEADYSCAPGPLHVHAEEASLIIRFPERPPIVEVVAIRKALDAAERIKKRLHICHVSTAEGLKEILKRGFSWVSFEVTPHHLFLTRRDYERNPFLKVYPPLRDEKDRRFLWEHIKDVPVIASDHAPHTPEDKEGGAAGLPGLETELALLLDAVNRGLLTLWDVVEKTALNPARLFCLKTKGFSEGKDADIIVVDLKREWVVRADDFYTKAGWSPYEGWRLKGKVIMTFLRGELVMEEDEIIGRPRGERVAKENGA
- a CDS encoding dihydroorotate dehydrogenase electron transfer subunit, translating into MLRRMVLREVFEVADNVKAFRFEERLDFVPGQFIMLWLPGVGEKPFSLADDDLIVVKRVGPFTSRLFKLEEGDYVWIRGPYGHGFEPLGNRVALVAGGIGIPPLYALAKHYRDKFGQITLIYGARTREELALLDVEEFVDELVVTTDDGSAGRKGFPTDVLGERKDEFDYIYACGPEVMLAKVLEIMEYRNVQVSSERYMKCGIGVCGSCALGPYLVCRDGPVFRGEHLIGTELGRFTRGPDGRIRLLG